In one Dermacentor albipictus isolate Rhodes 1998 colony chromosome 4, USDA_Dalb.pri_finalv2, whole genome shotgun sequence genomic region, the following are encoded:
- the LOC135914666 gene encoding uncharacterized protein isoform X1, which translates to MPNDEAPSSSGPRAVVALVVLLATLLLSGLVALVWILMNEFTSSSGALPEVPPFCCPDATETILTLANLSNDPCTDILSYACYKKSGVDRSAIADRVFTSLVVHPTLQAILRSPVSDIIWWNHKSCLIAGVKNLFTAENAVEAVMDLFRRWSGTSTSTARNVDLIKLVGLLHFRYAIASVLYMYYKLSFEKKESTYVIRVQLAPYIDLEASSAGHAMFEAARRHAGINATQADVLSLIRRLRMTRKTSDSEHSIVPIPLLGEQFPKEGISTWQEMLSAFPVIAIENPPDVAAVLSILTDKNILVQAAALLYFAIHSTLATFDDEIGQEASGVDHAALCEILTMRLSPFWDVLATQQMTSPDRDQVVLEMFNKISEAVIADAQVFFSAHLDANAVRSVVRSIHIVLPENLTAPYKRHLPSISENYFENKFEIRSFYYQIRSSSALRGLSALYSRRVDLSHTSLVRFGNQIAVTASVYALLSFGKETAGGNRSIADGAGVINAAVLGVMLADVLWEKIFEHAQRDTDSWEGLAAHLRCLRRQSGGVVDTELKYPILSMSAAVRAFATPSWHDRAPVFGYHRLSASQVFFILFFVHHVCLPRGSYGSGVRASAQMRNFEEFFKAFDCAGTPMRNAVDACGKPRR; encoded by the exons ATGCCCAACGACGAGGCGCCGAGCAGCTCTGGCCCTCGCGCTGTCGTGGCGCTTGTCGTTCTGCTCGCGACACTACTTCTTTCCGGATTGGTGGCACTCGTGTGGATCTTGATGAACGAGTTTACAAGCTCCAGTGGTGCATTGCCCGAAGTCCCGCCATTCTGCTGCCCCGACGCCACGGAGACGATACTGACGCTGGCCAACCTGTCAAACGATCCGTGCACTGACATTCTCAGTTATGCCTGCTACAAAAAGAGTGGAGTGGACCGCAGCGCGATTGCGGATCGAGTGTTCACATCGCTCGTGGTTCACCCTACTCTCCAGGCCATACTGCGCTCACCGGTCAGCGATATAATTTGGTGGAACCACAAGAGCTGCCTCATCGCAGGCGTCAAAAATCTGTTCACTGCAGAGAACGCAGTGGAAGCCGTCATGGACCTCTTTCGCCGCTGGTCGGGAACCTCTACAAGCACGGCGCGAAACGTGGACTTGATCAAGCTTGTGGGTCTGCTACACTTCAGGTACGCAATTGCCAGCGTGTTATACATGTACTACAAATTATCATTCGAGAAAAAAGAATCCACCTACGTCATACGCGTTCAGCTTGCGCCATATATCGATTTAGAAGCGTCAAGTGCCGGACATGCCATGTTCGAGGCTGCCAGGAGACACGCTGGCATAAACGCTACGCAGGCAGACGTGCTTAGTCTAATTCGCCGATTACGCATGACGCGCAAGACCTCTGATAGTGAGCACTCTATCGTCCCGATACCGTTGTTAGGCgaacagtttccaaaggagggcatATCTACGTGGCAAGAGATGTTGAGCGCATTCCCAGTGATTGCCATCGAAAACCCTCCCGACGTCGCGGCAGTCTTAAGCATATTGACGGACAAAAACATCCTCGTTCAAGCAGCCGCGCTACTGTACTTCGCCATACACTCGACGCTGGCCACGTTTGACGACGAAATTGGGCAGGAGGCTAGCGGAGTGGATCACGCGGCGCTTTGCGAAATACTAACCATGAGACTTTCTCCATTCTGGGATGTGTTGGCGACGCAGCAGATGACTAGCCCAGACCGTGACCAGGTTGTGCTGGAAATGTTTAACAAGATCTCTGAAGCCGTGATTGCGGACGCCCAAGTTTTCTTCTCTGCCCACCTGGACGCCAACGCGGTGCGGAGTGTGGTGCGAAGCATTCATATTGTTTTGCCTGAAAACCTGACTGCGCCCTACAAGCGCCATCTGCCCTCCATAAGCGAGAACTACTTCGAGAATAAGTTTGAAATTCGGAGCTTCTATTATCAG ATACGCAGCAGCAGTGCTCTGCGGGGCCTCTCTGCGTTGTACAGTCGGCGCGTCGACTTGTCTCACACATCCCTCGTGAGATTCGGCAACCAGATCGCCGTTACGGCAAGCGTCTACGCGCTTCTCAGTTTCGGCAAGGAGACCGCCGGAGGAAACCGCAGCATAGCCGACGGCGCAGGTGTCATCAATGCGGCCGTGCTGGGCGTAATGCTTGCCGACGTCCTATGGGAGAAGATTTTCGAACACGCACAACGGGACACCGACAGCTGGGAAGGGCTGGCAGCGCACCTGCGCTGCCTTCGACGACAAAGTGGAGGTGTTGTGGACACTGAACTGAAGTACCCAATTTTGTCGATGTCAGCCGCGGTCCGCGCCTTTGCAACACCCAGCTGGCACGACCGGGCCCCGGTATTTGGCTACCACAGATTGTCGGCCAGCCAGGTGTTCTTCATACTCTTCTTTGTGCACCACGTTTGTCTCCCGAGGGGTTCCTATGGGAGTGGAGTGAGAGCGTCGGCGCAGATGCGGAACTTCGAGGAGTTCTTCAAGGCTTTCGACTGTGCGGGGACGCCTATGCGGAACGCAGTGGACGCCTGCGGAAAGCCGCGGCGATGA